A genomic region of Chionomys nivalis chromosome 12, mChiNiv1.1, whole genome shotgun sequence contains the following coding sequences:
- the LOC130885359 gene encoding beta-defensin 43-like, with product MRVLLSILGVLTLLSMIPLARSFLESQDCSSEYLHCRMKCESTEYAIRYCEDWTICCRVKKKEPRKSKMW from the exons ATGAGGGTCCTGCTCTCAATCCTGGGAGTCCTCACCTTGCTGTCCATGATTCCTCTGG CCAGAAGCTTCCTTGAGAGCCAAGATTGCTCCTCTGAGTACCTCCACTGCAGAATGAAGTGCGAATCCACTGAGTATGCCATCAGGTATTGTGAGGACTGGACCATCTGCTGTCGGGTAAAGAAGAAAGAACCAAGGAAGAGTAAGATGTGGTGA
- the Defb135 gene encoding beta-defensin 135: protein MRRLQLVLVVFVLLCCVPPVRSGLNIYIRRIFDTCWLAKGVCREKCQKEEIYNIFCGTHFLCCISKKDMPTLFVK from the exons ATGAGGCGCCTACAGCTGGTCCTTGTGGTCTTTGTCTTGCTCTGCTGTGTTCCACCAG TTAGAAGCGGACTGAATATTTACATACGACGAATTTTTGATACGTGCTGGCTAGCAAAAGGCGTTTGCAGGGAAAAATGTCAGAAAGAGGAAATTTATAACATTTTTTGTGGTACTCATTTCCTGTGCTGTATCAGCAAAAAGGACATGCCCACGCTGTTCGTGAAGTAA
- the LOC130885253 gene encoding dehydrodolichyl diphosphate synthase complex subunit Nus1-like, translating to MARLQALVQRVLRALVWRALHALLCPHRMLISALRVYPGTWSWIWRLPKPLANRGNPRRSPCPHPLLHPHLHRLPHRDPALAAMRPGLSWRADGRTLHKLPVHLTLLITELEHNFSDVASIVVWCVAAGISYVSVYDHQGIFKRNNSRLMEEILKRRQELSGLDCFRYSAELEESNDKDGLVLNCRSAVQVLSPEDGKADVVRAAQDFCQLVAQQRRRARDLNVDVFDSLLRSQGFPDPDLVLKFGSVDSTLGFLPWQIRLTEIISLPSHLNLSYEDFFSALCLYAGSEPRLGK from the coding sequence ATGGCCAGGCTGCAGGCGCTGGTGCAGCGCGTGCTGCGTGCACTGGTGTGGCGGGCACTACACGCACTGCTCTGCCCGCACCGTATGCTCATCTCGGCGCTGCGCGTGTACCCGGGCACCTGGAGCTGGATTTGGCGGCTTCCCAAGCCTCTGGCGAACCGTGGGAACCCTCGTCGCAGTCCCTGCCCGCACCCGCTCCTGCACCCTCACTTGCACCGCCTCCCACACAGGGACCCTGCGCTGGCAGCTATGCGCCCTGGGCTGAGCTGGCGCGCCGACGGCCGGACCCTGCACAAACTGCCGGTGCACTTGACTCTGCTGATCACAGAGCTGGAGCACAACTTCTCGGACGTGGCGAGCATCGTGGTGTGGTGCGTGGCCGCGGGGATCTCCTACGTTAGCGTCTACGACCACCAAGGTATTTTCAAGAGAAATAATTCCAGACTGATGGAGGAAATTTTAAAACGACGACAGGAACTTTCGGGCTTAGATTGTTTCAGATACTCAGCAGAGTTGGAAGAGAGTAATGACAAAGACGGTCTAGTTTTAAATTGCCGGTCGGCAGTGCAGGTGCTGTCCCCAGAAGACGGAAAAGCAGACGTAGTGAGAGCCGCCCAGGACTTCTGCCAGTTGGTGGCGCAGCAGCGACGGAGAGCCAGAGATCTGAACGTGGACGTGTTTGACAGCTTGCTTCGTTCCCAGGGCTTCCCGGATCCGGATTTAGTACTGAAGTTTGGTTCTGTGGACAGCACACTAGGCTTTCTCCCTTGGCAAATCAGACTGACTGAGATCATCTCCTTGCCATCTCACCTCAACCTCAGTTACGAGGACTTCTTCTCTGCCCTTTGTCTGTACGCGGGGAGCGAACCGCGTCTGGGAAAGTAG